The following are encoded in a window of Thermoproteota archaeon genomic DNA:
- a CDS encoding DUF4443 domain-containing protein encodes MHQQIKTLQNVVSRKGSSKVLTFSIPHVFKALQLLKKDQYVSRSSFCKFLHLGEGAVKTLILHLKEAGLVDSTKSGTYLTPKGDTFVSKILAEIPAECTITKNKILKSNHNHVILLRNYAGAIKTGMEQRDYAILYGASGVITLIYSNEKFVFPNEAKEFFTEESELKQELVKKLKPQENDVIIIATASDAFVAEVSAKNSALSTIALHEHH; translated from the coding sequence CTGCACCAACAGATCAAAACACTACAGAATGTCGTTTCAAGAAAGGGTTCAAGTAAAGTTCTAACATTTAGTATCCCACATGTCTTTAAGGCCTTACAACTTTTAAAAAAAGATCAATACGTAAGCAGATCAAGTTTTTGTAAGTTTCTCCATTTGGGAGAAGGCGCTGTCAAGACACTAATTCTTCACCTAAAAGAAGCTGGACTGGTAGATTCTACAAAGTCAGGCACATATCTTACACCAAAGGGAGACACATTTGTCTCAAAGATACTAGCAGAGATTCCAGCAGAATGTACCATAACAAAAAACAAGATTCTAAAATCAAACCACAATCATGTGATTCTGCTTAGAAACTATGCAGGTGCAATAAAAACAGGAATGGAGCAAAGAGACTATGCTATCCTTTATGGCGCATCGGGTGTCATCACCCTAATTTATTCAAATGAAAAATTTGTCTTTCCAAATGAAGCAAAAGAATTCTTTACTGAAGAATCTGAGCTAAAACAAGAATTGGTAAAAAAACTCAAACCGCAAGAAAATGATGTCATAATAATTGCAACTGCAAGTGATGCATTTGTTGCCGAAGTCTCTGCTAAAAACTCTGCACTAAGCACTATAGCACTTCATGAACATCATTGA
- a CDS encoding DsbA family protein, with product MIKYLAIPIVIGVITGIVLAVTFETDQKEDGILLSAQKLIKDGSPIMGEKNSDITILEFGDYQCTFCFRFHQSTLKILEKDYIDSGNIRLVFKDFPLNGPDSVLAAEASYCAEDQGKYWEYHDELYTNWAGEKTGWITRNSLNAFAETVGLNLEEFNQCLDSGKYNKRVLDHQDFARQIGVDATPSFFIFNDEKIIKIRGNQPLDVFKRVIDDLKS from the coding sequence ATGATAAAGTATCTTGCAATTCCAATTGTAATTGGAGTCATTACAGGAATTGTTTTGGCAGTAACCTTTGAAACAGATCAAAAAGAGGATGGCATTTTACTTTCTGCTCAAAAACTAATCAAAGATGGCTCCCCAATAATGGGTGAGAAAAATTCCGATATTACAATACTAGAATTTGGAGATTATCAATGCACGTTTTGTTTTAGGTTTCACCAGTCTACACTAAAGATACTAGAAAAAGATTACATCGATTCAGGAAACATACGACTAGTCTTCAAAGACTTTCCACTAAACGGTCCAGACTCTGTTCTAGCTGCTGAAGCATCATATTGTGCCGAAGACCAAGGAAAGTACTGGGAGTATCACGATGAATTATACACAAACTGGGCTGGAGAAAAGACAGGATGGATTACTCGTAATTCCCTTAATGCATTTGCAGAAACTGTAGGCCTTAATCTAGAAGAGTTTAACCAGTGTCTTGATTCTGGTAAGTATAACAAAAGAGTTTTAGATCATCAAGACTTTGCAAGACAGATTGGTGTTGATGCAACTCCATCATTTTTCATATTCAATGACGAAAAGATAATCAAAATAAGAGGAAATCAGCCTCTTGATGTATTCAAACGAGTCATTGATGATTTGAAATCTTAG
- the prf1 gene encoding peptide chain release factor 1, whose translation MGKIQVDKQDSVKLYKIRKTLEELSNKSGHGTELISVYIPAGKQLHEIISVLKEEQGTAVNIKSDLTRGHVVDSLGKVIQRLRLYNKTPDRGLVMFCGALPPEGGGPIGSEVVKVYEIDPPKELKTFLYRCDDHFHVDILKDMLKDDNLIGFLAIDSKDAGWGLLHGDKIEVLSETGSGVAGKHRQGGQSAKRFQKLREMELTYYFNRVAETTREYFVDIYPVKGLIVSGPGPTKEDFVNGGYLEYRLQENIIATLDTSYSGSEGIREAFAKASDVLSDFRMVEEKQIVEKLFQKINSHSGLGTYGLSEVIDLLKNNVVDTLLITDDTNLIKLDVVCNRCKHLQEQIVERPQVIPKRTELLSAPCPGCKAADLTANEQDIVDYLSLIAAKTGAKIEVISGSAEHGAMLASLGKVGAILRYNPGHAK comes from the coding sequence ATGGGAAAGATTCAGGTCGATAAACAGGACTCTGTAAAGCTATACAAGATTAGAAAAACCCTTGAGGAGCTATCAAACAAATCAGGTCACGGCACTGAGTTAATCAGCGTATACATTCCTGCTGGAAAGCAATTACATGAAATTATCAGCGTACTAAAAGAGGAGCAGGGAACTGCAGTCAACATAAAGTCAGATCTCACAAGAGGTCACGTAGTTGATTCACTTGGAAAAGTAATTCAAAGACTCAGATTGTACAATAAAACTCCTGATAGGGGCTTGGTAATGTTTTGTGGTGCACTTCCACCAGAAGGTGGCGGTCCAATTGGTAGTGAAGTTGTAAAGGTGTATGAAATTGACCCACCAAAAGAGCTCAAGACGTTTCTGTATCGATGTGATGATCATTTTCATGTTGATATCCTAAAGGACATGCTAAAAGATGACAATCTCATTGGCTTTCTTGCAATTGACTCCAAGGATGCAGGATGGGGGCTGTTGCATGGTGATAAGATAGAGGTGTTATCAGAAACTGGTTCTGGCGTTGCAGGAAAGCACAGACAGGGAGGACAGTCTGCAAAAAGATTTCAAAAATTACGAGAGATGGAGTTGACCTATTACTTTAATCGTGTAGCTGAAACCACACGGGAATACTTTGTTGATATTTACCCAGTAAAGGGATTAATTGTTTCAGGACCAGGTCCAACAAAAGAAGACTTTGTCAATGGAGGCTATCTTGAGTATAGATTACAAGAAAATATCATTGCAACACTTGATACGTCATATTCTGGTTCAGAAGGAATCAGAGAAGCATTTGCAAAAGCATCTGATGTATTATCAGATTTTAGAATGGTTGAAGAAAAACAAATTGTTGAGAAACTATTTCAAAAGATAAACTCTCACTCTGGACTAGGTACCTATGGCCTAAGTGAGGTAATTGATTTACTAAAAAATAACGTAGTAGATACTTTGCTCATTACAGATGATACAAATCTAATCAAGCTAGATGTTGTGTGTAATAGATGCAAGCATCTTCAAGAACAAATTGTAGAAAGACCACAGGTCATTCCAAAGAGAACAGAGCTACTAAGTGCACCATGTCCTGGATGTAAGGCAGCAGACTTGACAGCAAATGAGCAAGATATAGTAGACTATCTATCATTAATTGCTGCAAAGACCGGTGCAAAGATTGAAGTCATTTCAGGTAGTGCAGAGCATGGTGCAATGTTAGCTAGTCTTGGCAAAGTTGGGGCCATTTTACGATATAATCCAGGACACGCAAAATAG
- a CDS encoding response regulator, which produces MTMNILIAEDNEFTAKQYKTVLEKRGHKVTLTKDGVECVDEFMNEAKYSELFRKDNSPPFDIVLMDHDMPRKNGATAAQEILKYKPNQRLVFLSAYGHGILGKVNELRDDTVQIIQKPFSLEFLVKKIEGKLIGQRIVGEQQGTPLSITQDAAAIR; this is translated from the coding sequence ATGACAATGAATATTTTGATTGCAGAAGACAATGAATTTACTGCAAAACAGTACAAGACTGTTTTAGAGAAACGTGGTCACAAGGTCACACTGACAAAAGACGGTGTGGAATGTGTGGATGAATTCATGAATGAGGCAAAATATTCTGAACTATTTAGAAAAGACAACTCACCTCCATTTGATATTGTTCTGATGGATCATGACATGCCTAGAAAAAATGGTGCCACTGCTGCTCAGGAGATTCTAAAGTACAAACCAAACCAAAGATTAGTATTTCTTTCAGCATATGGCCATGGTATTCTAGGTAAGGTCAATGAGCTAAGAGATGATACTGTTCAAATTATTCAAAAGCCATTCTCACTTGAATTCCTAGTAAAGAAAATTGAAGGCAAACTAATTGGACAACGAATTGTTGGTGAACAACAAGGAACTCCATTATCCATAACACAGGATGCTGCAGCAATTAGATAA
- a CDS encoding HIT family protein, whose amino-acid sequence MGCIFCDIIKGDRLGHLIYEDDEHVAFLDKYPIDVGHSLVVPKRHHERITDMEPENVGKLFSLVPKIARSILHSTKADAFSLAQNNGKAAKQIVPHVHIHIIPRFNDKGTIWTKREISKDSDLAELAEKIRNGI is encoded by the coding sequence ATGGGATGCATCTTTTGTGATATCATCAAAGGTGATCGTTTAGGTCATTTAATTTACGAAGATGATGAACATGTTGCATTTTTAGACAAATATCCAATTGATGTTGGACATAGCCTTGTTGTACCAAAGAGACATCATGAGAGAATTACAGATATGGAGCCAGAAAATGTCGGAAAACTTTTCTCTCTTGTTCCAAAGATTGCACGCTCTATTTTACACTCAACTAAAGCTGATGCGTTTAGTCTTGCTCAAAACAATGGCAAAGCAGCAAAACAGATAGTTCCACATGTGCATATTCACATCATTCCAAGATTCAATGATAAGGGAACAATATGGACAAAGCGTGAGATATCAAAGGACTCGGACTTGGCTGAACTTGCTGAAAAGATACGAAACGGGATTTGA
- a CDS encoding protein-disulfide isomerase encodes MGKKARKEREEKRESFAAQRSKQKRKTYLMAGGVLAVVVAIVAFSAYNFATNFSNAPGAPPGAGMLGGEHVHSSILVKIFGDKFDFSLPAYQIKSSWIHFEAQDGTTIHRHAEGVTLGYLFDTLSIEVSDECFIFPDGRQFCTNEDYTLKYYVNHEQVSGIYDYVFNDEDRILISYGSETPEEIEEQLRELDSQQILA; translated from the coding sequence ATGGGTAAAAAAGCCAGAAAAGAGCGCGAAGAGAAACGTGAAAGTTTTGCAGCTCAGCGAAGCAAGCAAAAGAGAAAGACATACCTCATGGCAGGTGGTGTTTTAGCTGTAGTTGTTGCAATCGTTGCATTTTCAGCATACAACTTTGCAACAAACTTTTCAAATGCACCAGGTGCACCACCAGGCGCAGGAATGCTTGGAGGAGAACATGTGCACTCTTCTATACTAGTGAAAATTTTTGGCGATAAATTTGATTTCAGTCTTCCAGCATATCAGATAAAGAGTAGCTGGATTCACTTTGAGGCCCAAGATGGTACAACAATTCACAGACATGCAGAGGGAGTAACCCTAGGATATCTCTTTGATACACTAAGTATCGAAGTATCAGATGAGTGCTTCATATTCCCTGATGGAAGACAGTTTTGTACAAATGAGGATTACACCCTGAAATACTATGTAAATCACGAACAAGTATCTGGCATCTATGATTATGTCTTTAATGATGAAGATAGAATTCTGATATCATATGGCAGTGAAACCCCTGAAGAGATTGAAGAGCAATTACGAGAACTAGATTCCCAACAAATACTAGCATAA
- a CDS encoding chemotaxis protein: protein MNKQKGKTTIREKTSMIKWVAIIGVVIGLVGYYFLLTMVPVNVGYPVFGAPSNIFIKTIKNPDGSFAFATQSTKGSKTTSGGHLNPTYHVGEGNLVTIHLINEIKNERNVGNKINLNIDEFNVHTGDMGYFQTTSITFLANKKGNFEYYDSYNPAMRGIINVQ, encoded by the coding sequence GTGAATAAGCAGAAAGGAAAAACCACAATCAGAGAAAAGACCAGTATGATCAAGTGGGTAGCAATCATAGGTGTGGTAATAGGCCTAGTAGGATACTATTTCCTGCTAACAATGGTTCCAGTAAACGTTGGGTATCCAGTTTTTGGTGCACCATCAAACATATTCATTAAAACGATTAAGAATCCAGATGGAAGCTTTGCGTTTGCAACTCAATCAACCAAAGGAAGTAAAACAACCAGCGGAGGACATCTTAATCCAACGTATCATGTTGGAGAAGGGAATTTAGTAACTATTCATCTGATAAATGAAATAAAGAATGAAAGAAATGTAGGCAACAAAATCAATCTAAATATTGACGAGTTTAATGTTCATACTGGAGATATGGGCTATTTCCAAACAACATCCATTACTTTCCTAGCAAACAAAAAGGGAAATTTTGAATATTATGATTCATACAATCCTGCAATGAGGGGAATCATTAATGTACAGTAA
- a CDS encoding MarR family transcriptional regulator translates to MSVSKKYRDKVYIIKDIIFTLTEHGEINQTSLFSYCGLNLTKHKHILDELEDKQLLEKYQKPQGKRNITYFKVTHKGLEFCRNILDPFEELFPRVSNDSNSEKKLGLLFFF, encoded by the coding sequence ATGTCAGTATCCAAAAAATATCGGGATAAAGTCTACATCATTAAGGATATTATATTCACTTTAACAGAACACGGCGAGATAAATCAGACTTCGCTTTTTAGTTATTGTGGGCTAAATCTCACAAAGCATAAACACATACTTGATGAATTAGAGGATAAACAATTACTGGAAAAATATCAAAAACCACAAGGAAAACGAAATATTACATATTTCAAAGTAACACACAAAGGATTGGAATTTTGTAGAAACATCTTGGATCCTTTTGAGGAATTATTCCCTAGAGTTTCAAATGATAGTAACTCTGAGAAAAAACTTGGATTACTTTTCTTCTTCTAA
- a CDS encoding DUF1059 domain-containing protein has translation MAIKFVCNDYGFDCNFSCQGDNSSELIDEFARHTAEEHGIEYSKEALMQFIIRKT, from the coding sequence ATGGCAATTAAATTCGTGTGTAATGACTATGGATTTGACTGTAATTTTTCCTGTCAAGGAGACAATTCATCAGAATTGATAGATGAATTTGCAAGGCATACTGCTGAGGAACATGGTATAGAGTATTCAAAAGAGGCACTCATGCAGTTTATCATCAGGAAAACGTGA
- a CDS encoding ArsR family transcriptional regulator, with amino-acid sequence MTRLKKITSSDIQNEKITMRILSSLTHPKTVKNISEECQIPIASAYRRVKLLHKIGLLSKSGNISDGIRTRLYSGHNVQEKE; translated from the coding sequence GTGACTAGATTGAAGAAAATCACATCATCAGATATTCAAAATGAAAAAATAACTATGAGAATTTTATCAAGTCTAACACATCCTAAAACGGTAAAAAACATTAGCGAAGAATGCCAAATTCCTATAGCATCTGCATATAGGAGAGTCAAATTATTACATAAAATTGGGTTGCTAAGTAAATCAGGGAATATTTCTGATGGAATCAGAACAAGGTTATACAGTGGCCACAATGTTCAAGAAAAAGAGTAG
- the ilvD gene encoding dihydroxy-acid dehydratase, with product MEISSRNVVEGTSRAPHRAMYKAMGLSDEDLGKPFVGVCHTGNEATPCNIHLPQLAFSAKDGVAAGGATPRMFSTIAVSDGIAMGHEGMKSSLISREVIADSIELMVRAHQYDALVGIAGCDKSLPGTMMAMARLNIPSVFVYGGTIMPGMLDGKELTIVDVYEAVGAYDTGQLSLEALKNIENTACPTAGSCGGMFTANTMASISEAIGLALPGSASPPAEDDRRKKMVYDTGLACAKLLENNIRPKEILTFEAFENSITMLNAVGGSTNAILHLLALANEAGIKLTYDDFERIRKKTPHLADMKPGGNYVMNSLDKIGGIPFVLKKLHDKGLIHGNCMTATAKTMAENLSAMKFPETEQKIVKSVDAPLHSVGTAVILKGSLAPEGAVIKTAGVEMTKFTGKARVFDREEYAFDAVSKGEIDEGHVVVIRYEGPKGGPGMREMLATTAALVGQGLGKKVAMVTDGRFSGGTRGFMVGHVAPEAFVGGPIALVKDDDEITIDTETNIIDLHVSQEELESRRKAWKRPNPNYTHGALAKYASLVGSAAQGAITSPAS from the coding sequence ATGGAAATTTCTAGTAGAAATGTAGTAGAAGGAACTTCACGAGCACCTCACAGAGCAATGTACAAGGCAATGGGGTTATCAGATGAAGATCTTGGCAAACCATTTGTTGGAGTTTGCCATACAGGAAATGAAGCTACACCATGTAACATTCATCTTCCACAGCTAGCATTTAGCGCAAAGGATGGAGTTGCAGCTGGCGGTGCAACACCAAGAATGTTCTCAACCATTGCAGTTAGCGATGGCATTGCAATGGGACATGAGGGAATGAAATCATCTTTGATATCAAGAGAAGTGATTGCAGATTCAATTGAGCTAATGGTTAGAGCACATCAGTATGATGCGCTAGTTGGAATTGCAGGTTGTGATAAAAGTTTACCAGGAACAATGATGGCAATGGCTAGACTAAACATTCCATCTGTGTTTGTGTATGGTGGAACAATAATGCCAGGAATGCTAGATGGAAAGGAGCTTACAATAGTTGATGTATACGAAGCAGTAGGAGCTTATGACACAGGACAGTTATCCCTTGAAGCACTAAAGAATATTGAAAACACTGCATGCCCAACTGCAGGCTCTTGCGGTGGAATGTTTACTGCAAATACCATGGCATCAATCTCAGAAGCAATTGGATTGGCTTTGCCAGGAAGTGCTAGTCCTCCTGCAGAAGATGATAGACGCAAAAAGATGGTGTATGATACAGGTCTTGCATGCGCAAAACTATTAGAAAATAACATTCGACCAAAGGAAATTCTAACATTTGAGGCATTTGAGAATTCAATTACTATGCTAAATGCAGTAGGTGGCTCTACTAATGCCATTTTACATCTCTTGGCATTAGCAAATGAGGCAGGAATCAAATTAACATATGATGACTTTGAGAGAATAAGAAAAAAGACACCGCACTTGGCAGACATGAAACCAGGTGGAAATTACGTAATGAATTCACTAGATAAAATTGGTGGAATTCCATTTGTGTTAAAGAAATTACACGATAAAGGATTGATTCATGGTAACTGCATGACAGCTACTGCAAAGACAATGGCAGAAAATCTATCTGCAATGAAATTCCCAGAGACAGAACAAAAGATTGTAAAATCAGTTGATGCACCATTGCATTCAGTTGGAACAGCTGTAATTCTAAAAGGCTCACTTGCACCAGAAGGAGCAGTGATAAAGACAGCTGGTGTCGAGATGACAAAGTTTACTGGAAAGGCCCGAGTCTTTGATAGAGAAGAGTATGCATTTGATGCAGTATCAAAGGGTGAGATTGATGAAGGTCATGTTGTTGTGATTCGATATGAAGGACCAAAGGGAGGTCCCGGAATGCGAGAGATGCTAGCTACTACTGCAGCACTAGTAGGTCAAGGACTAGGAAAAAAAGTTGCAATGGTTACTGATGGAAGATTTTCAGGTGGAACAAGAGGATTCATGGTTGGCCATGTTGCACCAGAGGCATTTGTTGGCGGACCAATAGCATTGGTAAAAGACGATGATGAAATAACAATAGACACTGAAACTAACATCATTGATCTTCATGTATCACAGGAAGAATTAGAATCAAGAAGAAAGGCATGGAAGCGACCCAATCCAAACTATACACATGGTGCTTTAGCAAAATATGCATCACTTGTAGGCTCTGCAGCACAAGGAGCAATCACATCTCCAGCTAGCTAG
- a CDS encoding anthranilate synthase component I family protein, whose product MNTFGKAKPTVIPLELSENQFELYKKISKNYSHTFLFESLTGPEELAETSIIGFEPEFVIKGYKNKIEVYQDNKLTKTIQTDDPFKEIKKLIKKTDDKSYRYFGGAVGFVNYDAIRLVENIPIKNKSDEVLMEFGIYHDGIFFDNKKNKPYYFYYDTNRYPELIKSQVQDSFEISEFTPNISKDTFESMVDKAKRYVHDGDIFQVVLSRRFDFTAKGNFLKVYDVLRKINPSPYMYHMKMNEKIIIGASPEMLIRVTDDIVETFPIAGTRKITDDEEKNKSLEVELLNDEKELAEHTMLVDLGRNDIGRVCKFGSVIVKELMKIKRFSHVQHIVSHVVGTLNQKFDMFDAFKAVFPAGTVSGAPKVRAMEIIEELEPQSRGPYAGAVGYFSCNGCCDFAIAIRSIFFDGKNGFVQSGAGIVSDSIPENEFKETEHKANAMLTALKEATK is encoded by the coding sequence GTGAACACCTTTGGAAAAGCAAAACCAACAGTAATACCCCTAGAGTTATCTGAAAACCAATTCGAACTTTACAAAAAGATTTCAAAAAATTATTCACATACGTTTCTCTTTGAATCACTTACAGGTCCTGAGGAGCTAGCAGAGACATCAATTATCGGATTTGAGCCAGAGTTTGTAATCAAGGGGTACAAAAACAAGATTGAAGTCTATCAGGATAACAAGTTAACAAAGACTATTCAAACAGATGATCCTTTCAAAGAGATTAAAAAATTAATCAAGAAAACTGATGACAAATCATACAGATACTTTGGTGGGGCAGTAGGATTTGTAAACTATGATGCAATCAGACTGGTAGAAAACATTCCAATCAAAAACAAATCAGATGAGGTCCTAATGGAATTTGGAATATACCATGATGGAATATTTTTTGATAACAAGAAAAACAAGCCATACTACTTTTATTATGATACCAACAGATATCCAGAATTAATTAAATCACAAGTGCAGGATTCCTTTGAGATATCAGAGTTTACACCAAACATCTCAAAGGACACATTTGAGTCAATGGTGGACAAGGCAAAAAGATACGTCCATGATGGAGATATATTCCAAGTTGTACTATCACGAAGATTTGATTTTACTGCAAAGGGAAACTTTCTAAAGGTGTATGATGTGTTGCGAAAGATAAACCCATCACCATACATGTATCATATGAAGATGAATGAAAAAATAATAATTGGTGCAAGCCCTGAGATGTTAATTCGTGTTACAGATGATATTGTAGAGACCTTTCCAATTGCAGGAACAAGAAAGATTACAGATGATGAAGAAAAAAACAAGAGTCTCGAAGTAGAACTACTCAATGATGAAAAGGAGTTAGCAGAACACACAATGCTAGTAGATTTAGGAAGAAATGATATCGGCAGAGTGTGTAAATTTGGCTCTGTAATAGTCAAGGAACTAATGAAGATCAAAAGATTTAGTCACGTTCAGCATATTGTATCACACGTGGTAGGAACACTGAATCAAAAATTTGACATGTTTGATGCATTCAAGGCAGTATTTCCTGCTGGAACGGTTTCAGGGGCACCAAAGGTTAGGGCAATGGAAATCATCGAGGAATTAGAACCACAGTCAAGAGGCCCATATGCAGGAGCAGTCGGATACTTTTCATGCAATGGATGCTGTGATTTTGCAATAGCAATTAGAAGCATCTTCTTTGATGGAAAGAATGGATTTGTACAGTCAGGGGCTGGAATTGTATCTGATTCTATTCCTGAAAACGAATTCAAGGAGACAGAACACAAGGCAAATGCAATGCTTACGGCACTAAAGGAGGCAACAAAATGA
- a CDS encoding aminodeoxychorismate/anthranilate synthase component II, whose amino-acid sequence MKFLIIDNYDSFVYNLAQYLGELGVDCDVIRNDKITIDQIKQNNYDAIIISPGPGTPDDEKYFGICSSVIKELGPTKPILGVCLGHQGIISAFGGQVTNAGCVRHGKTSKVQYKKDSLFEGVKNPFRATRYHSLVGDKTIIPDSLEVIATATDDGEIMAIKHKDYLIQGVQFHPESIMTEDGKIILNNFIKQVKAQK is encoded by the coding sequence ATGAAATTTCTGATTATCGATAACTATGACTCCTTTGTGTACAATTTGGCCCAGTATCTTGGGGAGCTAGGCGTTGATTGTGATGTTATTCGCAATGACAAGATTACAATTGATCAGATAAAACAAAACAACTATGATGCAATAATAATTTCTCCAGGACCAGGTACTCCTGATGATGAGAAATACTTTGGAATTTGCTCCAGTGTTATCAAAGAGCTTGGTCCAACAAAACCAATTCTAGGAGTCTGTCTTGGTCATCAAGGAATCATTTCAGCATTTGGCGGACAAGTAACTAATGCAGGATGTGTCAGACATGGAAAGACAAGCAAGGTGCAATACAAAAAAGATTCATTGTTTGAAGGAGTAAAGAATCCATTTAGGGCTACAAGGTATCATTCATTGGTTGGAGACAAGACAATCATTCCAGATTCACTTGAAGTGATTGCAACTGCAACAGATGATGGTGAAATCATGGCAATAAAGCACAAGGACTATTTGATACAGGGAGTACAGTTTCATCCTGAATCAATAATGACTGAGGATGGAAAGATAATTCTCAATAATTTTATCAAACAGGTGAAGGCACAAAAATGA
- the trpD gene encoding anthranilate phosphoribosyltransferase — protein sequence MISDSIKKLEEKTSLSHDEIANIMTEILSGKTSEQENYDFLLGLTEKGESDEELLGMLEKMKEFSLKITPENEGRIIDVCGTGGDKLQTFNISTTASFVIAASGGIVAKHGNRSNSGIFGSADIFEYFGYDLMQEPNSIKKVLKNFNICFMFAQKFHPAMKHVASARKKLQKRTAFNILGPLTNPAGVKNQLIGVSSDDLLERLPRILQKNGAEYIMTVKSENGMDEFSTSANNKVSFLKNGKILTNIVNPEMVGLHMSSITDIQINTKEDAIKSFVDVLNGTANQAMIETTALNAAGGLIVNGITNSFDEGVEIALSSINGGKAFKLFTEFIKNTGDQTKIKEVLES from the coding sequence ATGATTTCAGACTCGATAAAAAAATTAGAAGAAAAGACTAGCTTGTCACATGATGAAATTGCTAATATCATGACAGAGATTCTCTCTGGCAAGACATCAGAGCAAGAAAACTATGACTTTCTTTTGGGATTAACCGAAAAGGGAGAATCAGATGAGGAGTTGCTTGGGATGTTAGAGAAGATGAAGGAGTTTTCCCTGAAAATTACGCCTGAAAATGAGGGCAGAATAATTGATGTGTGTGGTACTGGAGGAGACAAACTGCAGACCTTTAACATTTCTACTACTGCATCCTTTGTTATTGCAGCATCAGGCGGAATAGTTGCAAAGCACGGAAACAGGTCAAATTCAGGAATCTTTGGCAGTGCAGACATCTTTGAGTACTTTGGATATGACTTGATGCAGGAACCAAATTCTATCAAAAAGGTTTTGAAAAATTTTAACATCTGCTTTATGTTTGCACAAAAGTTTCATCCAGCAATGAAGCATGTTGCAAGTGCTAGAAAAAAACTACAAAAGAGAACTGCCTTTAACATTTTAGGACCACTAACAAATCCTGCAGGAGTAAAAAATCAGTTAATTGGAGTATCCTCTGATGATCTACTAGAAAGATTACCAAGGATTTTGCAAAAAAATGGTGCAGAATATATCATGACAGTAAAATCAGAAAATGGAATGGATGAATTTTCAACCAGTGCAAACAACAAGGTTTCTTTTTTAAAAAATGGTAAAATCCTAACAAATATTGTAAACCCAGAAATGGTTGGATTACACATGTCATCAATTACAGATATTCAAATAAACACAAAAGAAGATGCAATCAAATCATTTGTTGATGTACTAAACGGTACTGCAAATCAGGCTATGATAGAAACTACAGCGCTAAATGCAGCAGGCGGATTAATTGTAAATGGAATCACAAACAGCTTTGATGAAGGAGTAGAGATTGCATTATCATCAATAAATGGCGGTAAGGCATTCAAATTGTTTACAGAATTTATAAAAAACACTGGAGACCAAACAAAGATCAAAGAGGTGCTTGAATCATAG